The window CCCCAGCCCCATATTTTCGGCGGAGTTCGTCAAGCGAATCAAGGACAAGCATTACGAGATGTCGGCCTTGTCCATCGGAATACTGCTGGAGCAGAATTCGATAGATTTTTATTCCAAGATGAAAAGCACGGCCAGGAACGCCAAGCTTAAAACCCTGTTATCCGTCCTGATAACCTGGGAGAAAAAACACCTGGAGGCGCTGGTCAAACAACAGAAATTATTCATGAGTGCTTACTGGGAAGAGGCCCGTTTCCAGCCGTTTTAAGGTAAAATATCAAAAGCCCGGATCGTAAGATCCGGGCTTTTCTGTTTGGTGCTGATATCAGAAATTTATGATCCTGGCAAAAGAGTCTATCTCCAGGCTGGCGCCCCCCACCAGCGCTCCGTCGATATCGTCCTGGGCCATCAATTCGGCTATATTATCCGGCTTGACGCTGCCGCCGTATTGTATCCTGATCTGCTCGGCTATTTCGCTTCCCCACAGCCCGGCCAGCAGGTCGCGGATATATCGGTGGGCCTCCTGGGCCTGTTCCTTGCTGGCCGTCATTCCGGTTCCGATGGCCCACACCGGTTCGTAGGCCACCACCAGTTTCAAGGGATCGGAGAGG is drawn from Candidatus Edwardsbacteria bacterium and contains these coding sequences:
- a CDS encoding ferritin family protein: MDKTIEMLKLAILAEQDGYHHYLIASAITSDKKAQEVFKALARDEELHRKTLLDGIASYGRDKKWSLATINGKSKVSAAGPSPIFSAEFVKRIKDKHYEMSALSIGILLEQNSIDFYSKMKSTARNAKLKTLLSVLITWEKKHLEALVKQQKLFMSAYWEEARFQPF